In Rhizobium oryzihabitans, one DNA window encodes the following:
- a CDS encoding FecCD family ABC transporter permease: protein MISKITLIFAAVLLLAVILVINLLLMAGDLPLAEIATTLLRGEAETYEQSVLLYQQIPRSLIAIYVGATTAVSGCVLQGLARNPLASPSTLGLNAGAALFVVAGTLVFDLSPEVQGLAALAGAGFGFGACFLVARLAGRANDPRGLSLILSGALVSMLLIGITNALLLSNPTRRAEFLSWVGGNINHVYAGRLSDFWWIGAIALVMLWSVARPLTLVLLGAEKAASAGVNVTRVSRIALFATMLASGSAVAICGPIGFVGLIVPHMVRPLVGVNFTLALPASALVGASLCVLADLGAQTLFRPYVVNTGLFMDLLGGLVFIVIVKRFYLSPSARGLS, encoded by the coding sequence ATGATATCGAAAATAACGCTGATCTTTGCCGCCGTGCTGCTGCTGGCCGTTATCCTCGTCATCAACCTCTTGCTGATGGCTGGCGACCTGCCACTTGCCGAAATCGCGACAACGCTCCTGCGTGGGGAGGCCGAAACCTATGAACAGTCGGTCCTCCTCTATCAGCAGATCCCGCGCTCCCTGATTGCGATCTATGTCGGCGCCACCACGGCCGTCAGCGGCTGCGTGCTGCAGGGACTTGCCCGCAATCCTCTCGCCTCGCCCTCCACCCTGGGCTTGAATGCCGGTGCAGCACTGTTTGTGGTTGCCGGCACGCTGGTGTTCGATCTCTCTCCAGAGGTGCAGGGGCTTGCGGCGTTGGCAGGCGCCGGTTTCGGCTTTGGCGCCTGCTTTCTCGTCGCCCGGCTGGCAGGGCGGGCAAACGATCCGCGCGGCCTGTCGCTCATCCTTTCCGGTGCGCTTGTCTCCATGCTGCTGATCGGCATCACCAACGCCCTCCTTTTGTCAAACCCCACACGCCGCGCCGAATTCCTGAGCTGGGTTGGCGGCAACATCAACCACGTTTATGCTGGACGCCTCAGCGATTTCTGGTGGATTGGCGCCATTGCGCTGGTAATGCTCTGGTCAGTCGCCCGTCCGCTGACGCTCGTTCTGCTGGGTGCGGAAAAAGCCGCCTCCGCCGGCGTCAACGTCACACGCGTTTCCCGCATCGCACTGTTCGCCACCATGCTGGCCTCCGGGTCAGCCGTGGCGATCTGCGGCCCGATCGGCTTCGTCGGCCTCATCGTTCCGCATATGGTCCGGCCGCTGGTTGGGGTGAATTTCACGCTCGCTTTACCCGCTTCCGCCCTTGTCGGCGCAAGTCTCTGCGTGCTGGCAGATCTTGGCGCGCAGACCCTTTTCAGGCCCTATGTGGTCAATACCGGACTGTTCATGGACCTGCTCGGCGGGCT
- a CDS encoding ABC transporter ATP-binding protein — translation MNNRSCNPVLDATDLHASYGHVPVLQGLSARFQSGRVTALVGPNGCGKSTLLKTIMGFVPFSSGKISLDDRLIGEIGRRELARRIAYLPQECHCPDYMTLGELIELAGYARYGLGGGPSERDRALFAEALKTVGLEDKAKAQVNTLSGGQRQRAFIAMVLAQDTEVILMDEPVNHLDMKYQYAVLNLVRELTDRHGKTVIVVLHDLNLASTFADDLIMLKAGRVLASGPVANTVTSANVADVFDLEADIFSRQGRLICVPRLERQEQAIPA, via the coding sequence ATGAATAACAGGAGTTGTAATCCGGTGCTTGATGCCACGGACCTTCATGCGAGTTACGGACACGTCCCCGTATTGCAGGGCCTGTCTGCCCGCTTTCAATCCGGCCGCGTCACCGCGCTGGTCGGCCCCAACGGTTGTGGCAAGTCGACGCTGTTGAAGACCATCATGGGGTTTGTGCCTTTTTCATCCGGCAAGATAAGCCTTGATGACCGCCTGATCGGCGAGATCGGACGCCGGGAACTCGCCCGCCGCATCGCCTATCTGCCGCAGGAATGCCATTGCCCTGACTATATGACGCTTGGCGAATTGATCGAGCTTGCGGGTTATGCGCGTTACGGGCTTGGCGGCGGCCCATCCGAGCGCGACCGGGCGCTGTTTGCCGAGGCGCTGAAGACCGTCGGGCTGGAAGACAAGGCCAAGGCGCAGGTCAACACGCTCTCCGGCGGCCAGCGCCAGCGCGCCTTCATCGCCATGGTGCTGGCGCAGGACACGGAGGTGATCCTGATGGACGAACCGGTCAACCATCTCGACATGAAATATCAATATGCCGTTCTCAACCTCGTGCGCGAACTGACGGACAGGCACGGCAAGACGGTCATCGTCGTGTTGCACGATCTCAATCTCGCCTCCACCTTCGCCGATGACCTCATCATGCTGAAAGCCGGGCGGGTTCTCGCCTCCGGGCCGGTGGCGAATACGGTCACATCAGCCAATGTTGCTGATGTCTTCGATCTCGAGGCCGACATATTCTCCCGGCAGGGGCGGCTCATTTGCGTACCCCGGCTGGAGCGGCAGGAACAGGCCATCCCGGCATGA
- a CDS encoding NtaA/DmoA family FMN-dependent monooxygenase (This protein belongs to a clade of FMN-dependent monooxygenases, within a broader family of flavin-dependent oxidoreductases, the luciferase-like monooxygenase (LMM) family, some of whose members use coenzyme F420 rather than FMN.), producing MSVARKLHIGMSLAPTWLSGEAWRRQDSGIDGVFSSDYFVDLAKRAEAAHVDFVFRPDTLFLRTEGLESGGGFASMDPTMLLAAIARETSHVGLLSTVSTTFLPPYVVARQLQSLNWLSSGRAGWNIVTALDGHENFGLTEMPSPQERYERAAEFTQVVQQLWASFPNEALKLDKESGRFADSSLVQPVAHAGRHFSVKGPLNLPAHASRIPLVQAGASPEGRDFAASVADAVFASTPDMQAAIELRADLRQRAERHGRSPDVVKLMPGLSLYLADTKNEAQELFAETHARANRARIFASIHNLTGLDLSDWPLTRIVTASDLPPPPETPRSRTHASLLLRLIERETLSVAELLRRPEVMGSGHWQIIGTVDDAFENIREWAKAGAIDGFVAVPGGSVSSMRLVLERLLPRLGDAGLFRTAYSGRTFAEHLAG from the coding sequence ATGTCAGTCGCGCGCAAGCTCCACATCGGCATGTCGCTGGCGCCAACCTGGCTCAGCGGCGAGGCATGGCGGCGTCAAGACAGCGGTATAGACGGGGTGTTCTCCAGCGATTATTTCGTCGATCTTGCAAAGCGTGCCGAGGCTGCGCATGTGGACTTCGTGTTCCGGCCCGATACGCTGTTTCTGCGCACCGAGGGGCTGGAGAGCGGTGGTGGATTTGCGAGCATGGACCCGACCATGCTTCTGGCGGCCATCGCACGGGAGACCAGCCATGTCGGCCTGTTATCCACCGTTTCGACGACATTTCTGCCGCCCTATGTGGTTGCTCGCCAGCTCCAGTCCCTGAACTGGCTGAGCAGCGGCCGGGCGGGCTGGAACATCGTCACGGCGCTGGACGGTCACGAAAATTTCGGCCTGACGGAAATGCCGTCGCCGCAGGAGCGTTATGAGCGGGCCGCCGAGTTCACGCAGGTGGTGCAGCAGCTCTGGGCGAGCTTTCCCAACGAGGCGCTGAAGCTCGACAAAGAGAGCGGACGTTTTGCCGATTCATCGCTGGTGCAGCCGGTCGCCCATGCGGGCAGGCACTTCAGCGTCAAAGGCCCGCTCAACCTGCCGGCCCATGCCAGCCGCATTCCGCTGGTGCAGGCGGGTGCTTCTCCCGAGGGGCGCGATTTTGCGGCGTCGGTGGCGGATGCGGTCTTTGCCTCGACGCCGGATATGCAGGCGGCAATCGAGTTGCGGGCGGATTTGCGACAAAGAGCGGAGCGGCATGGTCGCTCACCGGATGTGGTGAAGCTGATGCCGGGTCTCAGCCTTTATCTGGCGGACACGAAAAACGAGGCGCAGGAACTCTTTGCCGAGACCCATGCACGCGCCAATCGCGCCCGAATCTTCGCCTCCATTCATAATTTGACGGGCCTTGATCTCTCCGACTGGCCGCTCACGCGGATTGTCACCGCTTCGGATTTGCCGCCACCGCCCGAGACACCCAGAAGCCGCACCCATGCCAGCCTGCTGCTGCGGCTGATCGAGCGGGAAACGCTGAGCGTTGCGGAGTTGTTGCGGCGTCCGGAAGTGATGGGATCTGGCCACTGGCAGATCATCGGCACGGTTGACGATGCCTTCGAGAATATCCGCGAATGGGCAAAAGCCGGTGCTATCGACGGCTTTGTCGCGGTGCCCGGCGGTTCGGTCTCTTCGATGCGGCTGGTGCTGGAGCGGCTGCTTCCGAGGCTTGGTGATGCCGGGCTTTTCCGCACGGCCTATTCCGGCCGCACCTTCGCGGAACATCTGGCCGGGTAG
- a CDS encoding IclR family transcriptional regulator translates to MDDELGNLPENEGEKRSALIQSVSIAARFLDLLAKSDRALALGELAKRAGTGRSTAHRYLQSLVREGLVAQDPATGSYDLGPTALAIGISALRRINPVETAGRQMKALASQIGASCGVAIWTDRGPTVVQWHRSASFSISTVALGDVLPLDNSACGLVFQAYLPADRIAAVRKLQPAAFRGSRPDAKVLHAIRETGGAELNEHLFSALTGKAAPVYDAQGEICCIVTTVSFLATAETEGHFPQLLEAARKATAESGGS, encoded by the coding sequence ATGGATGACGAGCTGGGCAATCTGCCGGAAAACGAGGGAGAGAAGCGCTCTGCACTCATTCAGTCGGTGTCGATTGCTGCGCGTTTTCTCGATCTTCTGGCAAAATCGGACAGGGCGCTTGCACTCGGCGAACTCGCCAAACGCGCCGGCACCGGCCGCTCCACTGCCCATCGTTACCTGCAAAGCCTGGTGCGCGAAGGGCTGGTGGCGCAGGATCCCGCAACCGGCAGCTACGATCTCGGCCCGACCGCACTCGCGATAGGCATCAGTGCGCTCAGGCGAATCAATCCGGTCGAGACCGCCGGTCGCCAGATGAAAGCGCTGGCCTCGCAGATCGGCGCCAGTTGCGGCGTGGCGATCTGGACGGATCGCGGCCCGACCGTTGTGCAGTGGCACAGGAGCGCCAGCTTCTCCATCAGCACGGTGGCGCTGGGTGATGTTCTACCACTGGATAACAGCGCCTGCGGGCTGGTTTTCCAGGCTTATCTGCCGGCTGACAGGATAGCGGCGGTGCGCAAGTTGCAGCCCGCCGCCTTTCGCGGCTCCCGCCCGGACGCCAAAGTCCTGCACGCCATTCGCGAAACGGGCGGCGCGGAACTCAACGAACACCTGTTTTCCGCCCTGACCGGCAAGGCCGCCCCGGTTTACGACGCCCAGGGCGAAATCTGTTGCATCGTCACCACCGTATCATTTCTGGCCACCGCCGAGACCGAGGGGCATTTTCCGCAGCTTCTCGAAGCCGCCAGAAAGGCAACGGCAGAATCCGGCGGATCGTAA
- a CDS encoding TonB-dependent receptor, translating to MGFRSSGRLMSGVSVLTLAALFVTPVFGQDQQAEASGTTVLKPIVVTGEKVARDMKNTASSVSVISSEKIKKEKTGDPTVSEAIKDIPNIVYTDNVSAPIIRGQDTQGPNTGSIAFFTGTVPRATINVDGHYLGYNEFIYGASSIWDVDSIEVFRGPQTTSQGANAIAGAILVNTKDPTFTPEASYQAEIGNYHQKRGSFALSGPLIEDELAARMAIDYSGRDTFIDYISSAFAHDGTDQNFKEFNGRFKLLWEPAEIPGLSTKLTYSYNASNRPSQEAASRPFEDLNHITTTMPSFSQYTNTGILDVNYDFENGVKLFNQTQFSSSIAKRRVGIANNGDADVDLKNTSHETRVTFGDQEDVLSGVAGIYYAHSQADEVLYLRGTSKFDDTKDNLGLFSELSYRLTDQWTLTGGLRYQQDQIQRSGYRTLSATSRSSVNYDETFSEILPKASLAYAINDDWTVGGLISRGYNPGGVAFDLTTSKWRTFDKETIWNYELFTRANLLDDTLTVNGNLFYMDMNNAQFNVPVVVSTGISESYTVNAEEAHAYGLEIGVDYQVLDNLTLKASAGLLKTKIDEISSNAAYVGKEFAKSPGYSFTIGASWDVTDKFTVSGQVRHLDGYYSDTDNKAVYAIDPYTIADVRASYKFQEELEFYAYVKNVFDERAPTLMKENRGIGGIEASMTEPRMFGIGVRGTF from the coding sequence ATGGGGTTTCGTTCTAGCGGCCGTTTGATGAGCGGGGTCAGCGTGTTGACGCTGGCGGCTTTGTTTGTGACGCCGGTTTTCGGTCAGGATCAGCAGGCTGAGGCCTCGGGAACGACCGTTCTCAAGCCGATTGTGGTGACCGGTGAAAAAGTCGCACGCGACATGAAGAACACGGCGTCATCCGTCTCGGTCATTTCCAGTGAAAAAATCAAAAAGGAAAAGACCGGCGACCCGACCGTATCGGAAGCGATCAAGGATATTCCGAACATCGTTTATACTGACAATGTCAGCGCCCCCATCATTCGCGGACAGGATACGCAGGGACCGAACACGGGTTCGATCGCCTTCTTCACCGGCACGGTGCCGCGTGCCACGATCAATGTCGACGGCCACTATCTCGGCTACAATGAATTCATCTATGGCGCCTCCTCCATCTGGGATGTCGACAGCATCGAGGTCTTCCGCGGTCCGCAGACGACCTCGCAGGGCGCCAATGCCATTGCCGGTGCGATCCTCGTCAATACAAAGGACCCGACCTTTACGCCTGAGGCATCCTATCAGGCTGAAATCGGCAACTATCACCAGAAGCGGGGTTCATTCGCGCTTTCCGGTCCTCTGATCGAAGATGAGCTGGCGGCGCGTATGGCCATCGACTACTCCGGCCGCGACACCTTCATCGATTACATCAGCTCGGCTTTTGCCCATGACGGCACGGACCAGAACTTCAAGGAGTTCAATGGGCGCTTCAAGCTTCTGTGGGAACCGGCTGAAATTCCCGGCCTTTCGACCAAGCTGACCTATTCCTACAACGCCTCGAACCGGCCAAGCCAGGAGGCTGCGTCGCGCCCCTTCGAGGATCTCAACCACATTACCACGACGATGCCGAGCTTCAGCCAGTATACCAATACCGGGATTCTGGACGTCAATTATGATTTCGAAAACGGCGTGAAACTGTTCAACCAGACGCAGTTTTCCTCTTCCATCGCCAAGCGCCGGGTTGGCATTGCCAATAACGGCGATGCGGATGTCGATCTCAAGAACACCTCCCACGAAACGCGCGTGACCTTCGGCGATCAGGAAGATGTGCTGAGCGGCGTTGCGGGTATTTATTACGCCCACTCACAGGCTGACGAAGTCCTTTATCTGCGCGGGACGTCCAAATTTGACGATACCAAAGACAATCTCGGTCTTTTCAGCGAGTTGAGCTATCGCCTGACCGACCAATGGACCCTGACCGGCGGCCTGCGCTACCAGCAGGACCAGATTCAGCGCAGCGGCTATCGCACATTGAGCGCGACCTCCAGAAGCTCAGTGAATTATGACGAAACCTTCTCGGAAATCCTGCCAAAGGCCTCGCTTGCCTATGCCATCAATGACGACTGGACGGTCGGTGGCCTGATCAGCCGCGGTTACAATCCCGGCGGTGTCGCATTCGACCTGACGACCAGCAAATGGCGGACCTTCGACAAGGAAACCATCTGGAACTACGAGCTGTTCACGCGTGCCAACCTGCTGGACGATACGCTGACGGTGAACGGCAACCTGTTCTACATGGACATGAACAATGCCCAGTTTAACGTGCCGGTCGTTGTTTCCACGGGCATCAGCGAATCCTACACCGTCAATGCCGAGGAAGCCCATGCCTACGGTCTGGAAATCGGCGTGGATTATCAGGTTCTCGACAATCTGACACTGAAGGCCAGCGCAGGTCTGCTGAAGACGAAAATCGACGAGATTTCCAGCAACGCCGCCTATGTCGGCAAGGAATTCGCCAAATCGCCGGGTTACAGCTTCACCATCGGCGCGAGCTGGGATGTGACGGACAAGTTCACCGTCTCGGGCCAGGTCCGTCATCTCGACGGTTATTATTCCGACACGGATAACAAGGCCGTTTATGCGATCGACCCCTATACGATCGCGGATGTGCGGGCGAGCTACAAGTTCCAGGAGGAGCTTGAGTTCTACGCCTACGTCAAGAACGTCTTCGACGAGCGCGCACCGACGCTCATGAAGGAAAACCGCGGCATTGGCGGCATCGAGGCCAGCATGACCGAACCGCGCATGTTCGGCATCGGCGTGCGCGGCACGTTCTGA
- a CDS encoding ABC transporter substrate-binding protein, which produces MKKIILASGTALMLTMGAAQAQDKTLTISVYAFAQDEFKELVYTPFEKQCGCKLVVETGNSVERLAKMEANKANPVVDLAIVSMADALSATRKDLIQKIDASKVPNIDKLYDIAKDPNGDGMSVGVNFYATSIVYRTDKMKVDSWADLLKDGIVDHVAFPNVTTNQGPPALYMLGKAIGKDTPDLSGAIEAVGEKKDDIVTFYVKSSQLVQLMQQEEIWAAPIGRFSWAPFTKLDLPLAWATPKEGQTGGMNVLVVPKGTKNEDLALQFMDFWLSTDVQKALAEKLVDSPTNREVKVSDEVANNITYGDETAKSLQLIPSDVTLDNRDKWLSEWNSKVGQ; this is translated from the coding sequence ATGAAAAAAATCATTCTTGCATCGGGCACCGCCCTGATGCTGACGATGGGTGCCGCGCAGGCGCAGGACAAGACGCTGACGATCTCTGTCTATGCCTTCGCGCAGGACGAATTCAAGGAACTGGTCTATACGCCGTTCGAAAAGCAATGCGGCTGCAAGCTGGTCGTCGAGACCGGCAACAGTGTCGAGCGTCTGGCCAAGATGGAGGCCAACAAGGCCAATCCGGTGGTCGATCTCGCCATCGTTTCCATGGCGGATGCGCTTTCCGCCACCCGCAAGGACCTGATCCAGAAGATCGACGCTTCCAAGGTCCCGAATATCGACAAGCTCTATGATATCGCCAAGGACCCGAATGGCGACGGCATGAGCGTCGGCGTCAATTTTTACGCCACCTCCATCGTCTATCGCACCGACAAGATGAAGGTCGATAGCTGGGCCGATCTCCTCAAGGACGGTATCGTCGACCACGTCGCCTTCCCGAATGTCACCACCAACCAGGGCCCGCCGGCGCTTTACATGCTCGGCAAGGCCATCGGCAAGGATACGCCTGATCTTTCCGGCGCGATCGAGGCCGTGGGCGAAAAGAAGGACGATATCGTCACTTTCTACGTCAAGTCCTCGCAGCTGGTGCAGTTGATGCAGCAGGAAGAAATCTGGGCTGCCCCGATCGGCCGCTTCTCCTGGGCGCCTTTCACCAAGCTTGACCTGCCGCTTGCCTGGGCAACGCCCAAGGAAGGCCAGACCGGCGGCATGAACGTGCTCGTGGTGCCGAAGGGCACGAAGAACGAAGATCTGGCGCTGCAGTTCATGGATTTCTGGCTCTCGACCGACGTTCAGAAGGCGCTGGCCGAAAAGCTGGTGGACAGCCCGACCAACAGGGAAGTCAAGGTTTCCGACGAGGTGGCGAACAACATCACCTATGGCGACGAAACCGCAAAAAGCCTGCAGCTCATCCCTTCCGACGTGACGCTGGATAACCGCGACAAGTGGCTGTCCGAGTGGAACTCCAAGGTCGGGCAATAA